A stretch of the Lagenorhynchus albirostris chromosome 21, mLagAlb1.1, whole genome shotgun sequence genome encodes the following:
- the C21H8orf48 gene encoding uncharacterized protein C8orf48 homolog: MADFSKETFESFTDEAQSSSSFSSSGGLQPWSYASGSKYESGTPTPRLQYGDNQSEFSHFKNNEKKLSRKWINNLKGKEMNSGQYQPDTKLETEITQASLEELNALQSFCTVKINLIHHSATSKGKKSSRHKKLQLGSDAEAPEVDALNCTVPDELLNRIYFKNMRTTPNEVVTAKQHISSRCPNCNRKRAELAQSAFLKQKKTSLESLLLQEKIDEHLHMKDFLTLIGEIHQSLPRLSDDPRIIWERLKEKSQIGYSGFERSRAFGLTVSMTVIARP; the protein is encoded by the exons ATGGCAGACTTTTCTAAGGAGACCTTTGAGTCCTTTACTGATGAGGCACAGAGTTCCAGTTCATTCAGTTCCTCTGGAGGACTGCAGCCCTGGTCCTATGCCTCAGGGAGTAAATACGAGAGTGGAACGCCGACTCCCCGCTTGCAATATGGAGACAACCAATCTGAGTTTTCACACTTCAAAAATAATGAGAAGAAGTTGAGCAGAAAATGGATCAACAACCTCAAGGGCAAGGAAATGAACTCTGGACAGTACCAACCAGACACTAAACTTGAAACAGAAATCACTCAGGCATCCCTTGAAGAATTGAATGCCCTGCAGTCCTTCTGCACCGTTAAGATAAACCTGATCCATCATAGTGCGACCTCTAAGGGGAAAAAGAGCAGCAGACATAAAAAGCTGCAGCTTGGATCGGATGCAGAGGCTCCAGAGGTAGATGCCTTAAACTGTACTGTCCCCGATGAGCTTCTGAAcagaatctattttaaaaacatgaggaCAACACCCAACGAGGTGGTAACAGCTAAGCAACACATTTCTTCTCGGTGTCCCAACTGTAACAGGAAAAGAGCAGAACTGGCCCAATCTGCCTTCCTGAAACAGAAGAAGACTTCACTGGAGTCACTTCTACTCCAAGAGAAAATAGATGAACATCTTCATATGAAAGACTTTCTTACCCTTATTGGAGAAATACATCAGAGCCTTCCCAGGCTTTCCGATGACCCCAGAATAATCTGGGAAAGACTGAAGGAGAAAAGTCAAATTGGTTACTCTGGTTTTGAAAG GAGCAGAGCATTTGGCCTGACCGTTAGCATGACCGTTATCGCGAGACCCTGA